The following coding sequences are from one Candidatus Binatia bacterium window:
- a CDS encoding glycosyltransferase family 9 protein, producing the protein MPPPADSAIVLFPGALGDFICFLPALAALQARHDGHLLLVTNPALRELVRLPRTATASIDRREIADLFVSDRPAGPETRKLFTGFRSVYSWTGFGNPDVSLRLAAVTGGQVNIYRFRGMDTGEHAVEYYARCVGVAPRLSIGSFFADDAEWFKTFERQHQIANSFVVVHPGSGSAKKNWQGFEAIVRRYHEQDGHTVVLLQGPAEMERARPDYGADVTLDGLSLPRVAALLRRSGFYIGNDSGVSHLAGAVGTHGLVLFGPTDPTTWAPQSDRLQILYAPEPCSRCGNDLFCLHRLPAERVLSALETFGTHGSCSSFP; encoded by the coding sequence ATGCCGCCACCTGCCGATAGCGCTATCGTGTTGTTTCCCGGAGCCCTCGGAGATTTCATTTGTTTTCTCCCCGCCCTGGCCGCCCTGCAGGCGCGGCATGACGGGCACCTGCTCCTCGTTACCAATCCGGCACTGCGGGAGCTTGTCCGGCTTCCGCGCACCGCCACAGCATCGATCGACCGGCGTGAGATTGCGGACCTGTTCGTGTCGGACCGTCCCGCTGGCCCGGAAACCCGGAAGCTGTTCACCGGTTTTCGCTCGGTGTACTCGTGGACCGGGTTCGGGAATCCGGATGTCAGCCTGCGCCTGGCCGCGGTCACCGGCGGACAGGTGAATATCTACCGTTTCCGCGGCATGGACACGGGCGAGCACGCCGTCGAGTACTACGCCCGTTGCGTCGGCGTCGCGCCGCGATTGTCGATCGGCTCGTTTTTCGCCGACGACGCGGAGTGGTTCAAAACGTTCGAGCGCCAGCACCAGATTGCGAACTCCTTCGTGGTCGTGCATCCCGGCAGTGGCTCAGCGAAGAAAAACTGGCAAGGATTCGAGGCGATTGTCCGGCGATATCATGAACAGGATGGCCACACCGTCGTGCTGCTACAGGGGCCCGCCGAGATGGAACGGGCGAGGCCAGATTACGGGGCTGATGTCACGCTCGATGGACTGTCCCTACCTCGGGTCGCCGCGCTGCTGCGTCGCAGTGGGTTCTACATCGGCAACGATTCAGGCGTGAGCCACCTTGCCGGCGCCGTGGGAACGCACGGGCTGGTGCTCTTCGGCCCGACAGACCCGACAACGTGGGCACCGCAAAGCGATAGGCTACAGATCCTGTACGCTCCAGAGCCGTGCTCGCGCTGCGGGAACGACCTCTTCTGCCTGCATCGACTTCCCGCCGAGCGGGTGCTCAGCGCACTCGAAACGTTCGGTACGCATGGCTCGTGCTCCTCTTTCCCGTAG